The Brevinematales bacterium genomic interval AAACTTCGTCGTTAGCGATATGGATAACTTTATCGAGGTATTCGACCGCTCTGTCAGCATCGTCCATCGCGTAGTAGCATTGCGAGATAAAGTAGAGATTATCGACGAGGGGGAAGACCTTATAGCTCTGTTCCAGATCGGCGATGGCCGGTTTAAATTGTCCCATTTTATAATTGGCGATACCTTTTATCTGGTATGCCTGCGCGAGAAACTCGTCGGGAACATGGCCGGGGACAATTTTCAGGAGATTCGTAACTTCCTGGTAATACTTCTGATCGGAGCGTTTCTCGGATTCGCAGTAATAGAGAAAAACCTTGCCGAAACGGATATAGTTGCTCAACGATAGGGATTTGGTGTTTGTGATGACAGCCGCGAGTTTATTCGTAATAAAGTCCATATCTCCTTCGAGGGCAAGCCGCAGAACAACCTTAATCATCCGGGACTCGAAATCAAATGTCTGCTTCTCGGTGATTTTATCCAGGGAGTTGTATGCTTCGATATATTTCGTGCCCTGATAGAAGCCGTCGAATTCCCCGTATTTTGAACAGGCGGCGGCGAATAGAATAAATATTCCGGCTATTACTAATTTTTTATCCATATCTCAAACGAACCCTCCCGTTCGATAATGTCAATTCTGAGCGATGCGGCGTTATTTCGAAGATAGTCGCCGATCGTGTCTCTTAACGGGGAACGGATACCCGGCGAATGGCTTCCCCTTCCCGTAATGATACTCGCTTTCTTTTCGCCCGACGCCCGTACCGTATTGATAAACGTTTCCGCCGCGGATAATGCGCTATCGGTATTCATCCCATGCAGGTCTATTGACCGTGAAGAGCCGGAAATCCCTTTCTTGCCACGCGGGATTTGCTTGTCTTTCGGGATCGGCGGATTACTTTTCATGTACTCGATAAAAATGCTTTCCGCATCCGCTTTTTTATCTATTTTATTTCCCATAGATAGACGCTTCCCGGGGGAAGAATGATATAACCGCCGTTTTTATCCGAATGAAGCGGGTAATTCCCGAAAACGCTCTTAATAACACCCTTCACCGGGGCAATATCTTTTATCTTCAATGACGACAACTCCGCGGAAAAGTTGATTCCCATAATCTTTGTCTCGGACTTACTGACCAGAACGACTGTTTCGCTGTCGTAAATCTGGGGAGCGTAGGGGATATCCGGCGAAAAGAAAGCAATCACTTTATTGATTGACTTGTCTGAGAGAAACGATCCCGGAATAAAAGTGTTCGGATAGACCGCCGAATAGAAAAGTCCCACCCCGATATGATCGAACCAGTGGCCTTTATCGGGGATAAAGTTATAAACCCCGGAATTGACCGTCTGATAGATCGAAGTATCCGAACGGTTCGAGGCCGATAGGATACCGAGAAGAAGTTCTGTGTAGTTCAGGGTGGTTACCGCCGAATGAAAATCCTTGAGATAGCCGGCTGCTTTCTCATAGTAGACCATGCCCCATCCGGCGTTTCCGCGGATGAAATCGAAATACTTTTTCGCGAGATTTTCAGGAACCCGGCTGATATCGAAAATCCATTGATCGACCGGAAGCTCCCGCATCACGTTTAGTATCTTTCTCAGTTTATCCTGCACGGCGCCCTGTTCGAGATCGGGGGCGGCATAATCGAGAAAATTGATACTGTCCGGAATGAAATCGGACGTGACCCACAGGTTCCGGTTAAAATCCTGATACTGTGAGAATATATCCGCCTTACAGAATACCTTGATGTTATTTTTATGCAGAAAATCGATTATCGCCTTAAACCCCTTTAAATTTCCGAAGACAGTGGAAATCCCGCCCTGCTGGGCTTTGTCCCCGGTGTCCGTCCAGTCATAGATGATACCGTCGGTGTTGTAAGGGGATTGATACATCTTGAACGGATGACTGATAATAACGGAATCGAATTGACCGATTCCGAAATTGGTCATAATTGCAATCATCTGGCTGGGAGAATATCCGGTAAAATCGACGGAGATTTTCGAAAACCCCGTGGCGAAGAACAGAAAAACAGCGATGATGGAAAGAATAGAACGAGACATGACTACAACCTTATTTCGTTTTCATAAATGCTAACGCGGCGGAACCGAGTATGCCCGCCTTATTTCCTAATTTCGCCTGCTCGATACTCACCACCTCCCACGCGCGGGGCAGGGTGTTTATTTTCGCATATTTCATGATTTCTTTAAACAGTATCTCCCCGGCAAGGGAAACCCCTCCGCCGATGATGCATAATTCGGGATTGAAGATATTTATCAGATTGGCCAGCCCGATCCCTACATATTTTCCGGTGGAGATGATAATCTCTTTTGCGATCATATCCCCGGCTATAGCTT includes:
- a CDS encoding Smr/MutS family protein gives rise to the protein MGNKIDKKADAESIFIEYMKSNPPIPKDKQIPRGKKGISGSSRSIDLHGMNTDSALSAAETFINTVRASGEKKASIITGRGSHSPGIRSPLRDTIGDYLRNNAASLRIDIIEREGSFEIWIKN
- a CDS encoding tetratricopeptide repeat protein, which encodes MDKKLVIAGIFILFAAACSKYGEFDGFYQGTKYIEAYNSLDKITEKQTFDFESRMIKVVLRLALEGDMDFITNKLAAVITNTKSLSLSNYIRFGKVFLYYCESEKRSDQKYYQEVTNLLKIVPGHVPDEFLAQAYQIKGIANYKMGQFKPAIADLEQSYKVFPLVDNLYFISQCYYAMDDADRAVEYLDKVIHIANDEVLISLALYHKGEIFYNKDDYNTALSFYLEAVKYYCNNSDYNYKVAKCFQKLGYEKIYSKFLKTCLRIDENFATAYFYLSIN